The Notolabrus celidotus isolate fNotCel1 chromosome 16, fNotCel1.pri, whole genome shotgun sequence genomic sequence TGATGATGGTGGCGGTGTTGGTTTCACTGCTGATGATCCCGTCGttcaggctgctgctgccgctgctggtCCTCCCTCCCCTGCCTCCTGACGGCGGTGCTGCGGGTCTGGTGGGCAGGTTCTCGCCCAGCAGGACGGCGTGGTGGTCCTTGGAGTTCCTCTGGTTGTAGCGCGTGTCGCTGAACCACTTCTTTATTGCTCGCTTGGAGAGTTTGGTGACCTGCATGAGTCGAGATATTTCCGCCTCGGTGGCGAACTGCCTCCTGCCGTAGCTCGCCTTCAGCTCGGCCAGCTGCTCCTTGGACTTCTTCGGTTTGGTCCCCGTTGAGTCCAAACTGAGCGCCGCGCTCGCAGAGAGCTCCGTCTTTGATTCGGACGTCGGCGGCTCGGCGGCTTTCGGCTGGTTCCCGGGTACGCCCGCGACCGTCAGGGTGATGGGTGAAGCGACCGGCACGGTTCCGCCGTTACCGGACACCTGCGTGAGGACGAGTCCCGGCTGGCCCACGATCTGGCACGTCTGAAAGATGGACTGAAGGCCGTTTGTTGCTGCGGCGATGTTGGCGGGGATGACGGTGATGGTCTGAGGGACGGTCTGCACCGTGCCGTTAAACTTCTTCCTCCTCGCCTCCTCCACCTGAAGAGAGAACCATCAGAGAGGATCAGTTACTGAGGCCTTACTTTCATCTGGTGTTGTTCTGGATCTGGACCgagttaaacattaaaacagagagaagacgaGCTGATGGAGAGAGTCAGTTCTTCTTAACGTATTCAAATCTAGACCAGAATCTAagatccttcttctgacctacaaaccTTTtcatggtcagacacctttgtatctaaaagagctcatagtgccctattacccctctagaactctacactcccaacatgcaggcctgctcatcgtacctaaagtctctaaaagtagtatgggaggtagaaccttcagttatcaggcccctctcctttggaatcatctaccagtcagggtctgggaggcagacaccctctctacttttaagagtaggcttcaaactttcctttttgataaagcttatagttagagctggatcaggcttggaccaggtcttagttatgctgctataggcttagactgacacactgggatcctgtctttccctctctctcctctctctgcctgtctctcactttaactcttcctgtcccattaaagttactaaccatagacctttctggagtccctgagctcccttgtctcgtaggttcctctggatctctgctgtagattccttttttggggtctgtcattcatcctttctttctttctttctttctttctttctttctttctttctttgtctccttctcttatcccctcctttccttctgtcattccttccccatttcttctcctctttttctttcttctggtctccctctcttctctcttttcttagacctttctggagtccctgagctcccttgtctcgtaggttcctctggatctctgctgctgtggacgtggtccagactccagctgctacaactactactatccgtctccccactatcatctctctctctcttcacctccctctatccctctctccaacacggtctcagcagatgtgtgtctaacatgagtctggtcctgctggaggtttctgcctgttaaaggaagtttgtccttgccactgtaacttgctaaatgctgcaaagtgctctgctcatggtggattaagatgagatcagactgagtcctgtctgtgagatgggactggatctgatccggtcttgatgttgggtctttgtttgtaACAGAACATAGAGTGTGTGGTGAAGCACCGACCTCCTCCGGCGTCCAGCTGACTCCATGTTTCAGCCTCTGAGCAGAAAACCAAACTTTGATCTGCTCCTCGCTGAACTTCGTCTGAGAGGACAGACCCATGATCTCTGACACGGAGGGGTACGGGAACCTGGGGAAAAAGATCACAGATTACCTCACAGCTCAGGACACTGAGATGCTCTGAACGCTCCTGTGGCGTACTACATGTTTAGGCCCCGCCCCTCcaggtgtgtttacctgttgtaCGCGCTGACCAGCAGGACGTTGTTGTCCATGGCCGTGTTGTAGGTGGGGATGCTGCTGATGGGGATGAGGAGCTGGGTCTGCGTTTGCGTGCAGTTCTGCTGGTTCTGCAGGGCTGACAGAACCTGAGCCAGCGTCCCAGGGGGCAGCATGGCGCCGCCGCCCGACCCGCCTTTAATCTGCAGCACGTTTGGACTGTTCACCACGATGCTCTGAGGGATGGCCTGGACCTGCAGCGGCGTTGACACGGACAGAAGGCGTGGGGCCAAGGTGCTGGGGGTCAACGGTGCAGGGGACAGCGTGGGCGGCTCTTTGTTCTCGTCGTCCTCGTCCTCATCGCTCTCCACCTTGATGACATCGTTGACGGCCATCTTGTGCGCGGCGCTGAACTTCTTGGGCTCCATCCGGCTCTTGATCCTCATGATGGGCGTCTTGCTGAGGGCGATGCCTTTCCGGGACGTGTCCTCGCCGTCCTCGTCCTCCACTTTGACGAAGCTGCCGTCGAAGGTGAGGTCGTTGACCGTCTGCTGGAAGATCGTCTCGTTGTTTCGCTTCACCATCGTCCTCGTGAAGTTTTCCTCGCCCGGGTGGAGCCGCGCGTTGTGGGCCAGCAGCGTGTCGTAACTGGGAGAGGAGAAAGGTGAGGGTCAACAAACATCTCAATGTAAACACGATGCTGGAGGAGACTTTCTGAAAGCATGGTGCTGAAACATCGGCTCGTTACCTCTTGGTGTGGTAGTCGCACTCCATGCAGACGTAGGACGTGTTGATGATGACGTCCGGGTGCTCCGTGTCCACATGCATGGTGAACAGGTTGAGGTCTGACGTCTGGAAGCTGCAGTATTTGCACTCGTAGCCTCCCTCTGCCATGTTCGAGTCCAAGTAGGGATCCGGCAGGGGTCTGGCGTCCCCGTCCTCGCCCCGCTCCTCCGACAAACCGGACACCTCGGAGGAAACGGTCGCCACGCCGTTACTCTCCTCCGCTTCCAACTCCTCCGCGATGTCCTCCATCTCCTGATCCGAAGCCACGGCCTCTCGGGGAGGAACCATGCAGGGGGTGGTGGACTTCCTCCTGCTCGCCATCCTGAGGTTCCGCGTCAAGCTGGGTGTCGGATACAAGTTCTCAGTTCAAGCGTTCTGGTTTCGGCTCCATAAAGGAGGACGGGGGTTCAGTCAGAAAGTTTCCTCTGTTGTCTTCGATGTCTGAAACAAGAGAGGGAAACAGCGTGAGCGTGAAAGGGGCGGAGCAGGAGCCAAAGAGTGATGAAGATAGGCCGACTCTGCGGCTTTAAATTGGTGCGTTCAGGTGCAAACGGACAAACAAGAGCTCACGAAACAGATTTTCAATTATTACGAGCATCCATTGGTAGTCTGAGTTTTTAGGGGATGACCTGTGACCCTAATATGAGCAGGTTGTGTTCAGgcagacctgccaacactccaAATTTAGGCGGGAGTCTACCCccttttatcttattttccccCTTTGTTCTCAAGAGTTGTCATTTCTCCTGATAGTCTTCCTATTTCAAATGAGTGTCCCAcaacttctttttcaagaagtcctctTATATTCAAACCCCAAAAACCTCCACCcctctccctgtagatggtttgatccaaaagacgctgcatgagatggtttctgaccgcaggtaaacacagacaccgGTACCTGAATCGTtctgagttcaacaaacttcttcactgtttaaagatttgatccatccctcattaaagtgggttAGCCCTGTTTTTGCtagctaacttaagttgtgacgtgcaataacgcagcatcctctttaaagttcatcaggagagtttagagctttgtgaatctgatgacagagtgagTAACTATCAtaatatcacaggtgaagttatgaaatcactaaactctacctgataacctcaggtggagacgcagaggaaatctcttccttctttagataaagagcagaaagcagcagaggctgaggatgcagaggttactgtaggtcagagaaCATTTAGCTACaggtaataaatatgatttaaaggacccagataaatgactttaaaaagcaataattaaactaattaaattaagagacatttaaagtatttgaccTACATATgcatttattaaatgtattaatctgcaaTTATCTGTCAAGTGTTGGCAGGTATGGTTCAGGTGCTGGGTAAAGGGATACCTGAACTGGTTTAAGAAGTGAACCTAGGGGTGCTGGTTGCCTGTCGGTCTAAGCGGCCTGCGTACAGAGGCTAcggtcctcgttgcaggggtcgctggttcgattccaagccgcgaccatttcctgtatgtcttcccccactctctgctccccacattttctgtctcttttcagctgtcctatcaaataaaggcaaaaatgctcaaaaaaacataacttaaataaattaaaaataaagaagtgaaCCTGGAGTTAACCCCTTACTTACCCACATACAAACAGGTCACTGAAGCTATAAAATGACACACTATTAGAGGTTTTGGTGAACAAAATATAAGAAATATTTAGGTATAtttacctaaagctagtaatagaaaaaagtaataaatagttaggtaaataatacataaagctagtaatagaaaaatatAATAGATATTTAGGTAAATATTAcataaagctagtaatagaaaatatgttttttgaaacatttttttaaacatctttttaattttttaaaagtgagttatctgtttttgcaaatgaactcttcatttttaagtgaaaacatgtaaataaatcctgataaataataataatgacacttATACATCATTTAGAGACTGTGTAACACAGAAAATAACATCTGaagtggatttaaaatgtgtataatGTTAAATTCAACCTTTTTATTCAGTTAAATTCCCTTTAAATGATGTTTTAGTCTCAGAAATGTCACATAAACAGCACTCATCCCTAAGCTAGCGTTAGCTTCCAGGTTTAACGGTCGTTTCTCAGTTTGCGTGATGACGTGTGTAACAAAGCACGTACAGTGAGAACAGCCTGCTGTCACcaggtgtgtgtttacctgtgaaTCAGACTCCTTTACCCCCTCATCTCTGCTCAGATCCTCGGCTCTTTAGCGGCTGTAGCTTCGTAGCATCGCTGTGTTGATCTTCCGCCTTTAACACACCGAGGATCCATCTGCTCTCAGCCCGGACACGGAGCTCCTTCAGCCCGGACACAGAGCTCCTCCAGCGGCCGGGGAGCAGTGGACTGACTGCAGGCAGCTCCGGCTTAAAGAGCCAGCATGgtcttctctgtttctttctgttctttaaagacagactttaataaaaagAGAGTTCACCGAGTCTGACGAGGGCCATTTTTCATCCCGCCGCTTCAagcgagcagcagcagaggagcacATCCGGTCTgagcctttcaa encodes the following:
- the LOC117828238 gene encoding zinc fingers and homeoboxes protein 1-like, with product MASRRKSTTPCMVPPREAVASDQEMEDIAEELEAEESNGVATVSSEVSGLSEERGEDGDARPLPDPYLDSNMAEGGYECKYCSFQTSDLNLFTMHVDTEHPDVIINTSYVCMECDYHTKSYDTLLAHNARLHPGEENFTRTMVKRNNETIFQQTVNDLTFDGSFVKVEDEDGEDTSRKGIALSKTPIMRIKSRMEPKKFSAAHKMAVNDVIKVESDEDEDDENKEPPTLSPAPLTPSTLAPRLLSVSTPLQVQAIPQSIVVNSPNVLQIKGGSGGGAMLPPGTLAQVLSALQNQQNCTQTQTQLLIPISSIPTYNTAMDNNVLLVSAYNRFPYPSVSEIMGLSSQTKFSEEQIKVWFSAQRLKHGVSWTPEEVEEARRKKFNGTVQTVPQTITVIPANIAAATNGLQSIFQTCQIVGQPGLVLTQVSGNGGTVPVASPITLTVAGVPGNQPKAAEPPTSESKTELSASAALSLDSTGTKPKKSKEQLAELKASYGRRQFATEAEISRLMQVTKLSKRAIKKWFSDTRYNQRNSKDHHAVLLGENLPTRPAAPPSGGRGGRTSSGSSSLNDGIISSETNTATIIIDSSDDASESSPTSANTPGSSGCTSDPRVKFRHAFPDFTPQKFKEKTPEQLLNLEASFQKSDTPSDEELSRLRAETKLTRREVDAWFTERRKMPFGAQFKEEDGEGDGEKAKASSVPSSSAGERQSTPPSGRKTMKKTPEQLHILKKAFVRTQWPTSEEYDQMAEESGLPRTYIVNWFGDTRYACKNSNLKWYYLYQSGKVDEALNGGAKIQKKSRKRFRGWSRRTRRPYPCKRSPQGGATAIKVKSGKTFLKEYYLKHRALSERDLDDLVTKSSMSYEQVRDWFSEAARRVEEGKEPFSDEEAEGEDGEEEDEEEEEEEEEEEEEEEEDEEEEEAMVATGAEQADSEGEMEAKEQGEDEDCNEEEEQGKEGKQEEEIAEEEEEEEEEEEEAIQEESEGVSQSQPEAEEQT